In the Mus pahari chromosome 19, PAHARI_EIJ_v1.1, whole genome shotgun sequence genome, one interval contains:
- the Cdc42ep5 gene encoding cdc42 effector protein 5 has translation MPVLKQVGPAQPKKRLDRGALSISAPLGDFRHTLHVGRGGDAFGDTSFLSRHGGGPPPEPGAPPVVSPHSVAPPAVPQPPVPGLRVPSPADPLLSFHLDLGPSMLDAVLGVMDAERVETTATKPDGDTHPGMKHPKARCCSNADLPLDDVIGL, from the coding sequence ATGCCGGTATTGAAGCAGGTGGGCCCTGCACAACCCAAGAAGCGACTGGATCGCGGAGCACTCTCCATCTCCGCACCCCTCGGAGACTTCAGGCACACATTGCACGTGGGACGCGGTGGAGATGCCTTCGGGGACACCTCATTCCTGAGTCGCCACGGGGGCGGTCCGCCTCCCGAACCTGGAGCCCCACCGGTTGTGTCCCCACATTCTGTCGCTCCACCTGCAGTCCCACAGCCCCCTGTGCCTGGTCTCCGAGTGCCTTCACCTGCGGACCCGCTGCTGTCCTTCCACCTGGACCTGGGCCCCTCTATGCTGGACGCGGTGTTAGGCGTCATGGACGCAGAGCGCGTCGAGACAACAGCCACCAAGCCCGATGGGGATACCCACCCTGGAATGAAGCACCCCAAGGCCCGCTGCTGCTCGAATGCTGACCTCCCGCTGGACGACGTCATCGGTCTGTAG